The Corvus cornix cornix mitochondrion, complete genome genome includes a region encoding these proteins:
- the COX2 gene encoding cytochrome c oxidase subunit II: MANHMQFGFQDASSPIMEELVEFHDHALMTALAICSLVLYLLTMMLTEKLSSSTVDAQEIELVWTILPAIVLIMLALPSLQILYMMDEINEPDLTLKAIGHQWYWTYEYTDFKDLTFDSYMTPTADLPLGHFRLLEVDHRVVVPMESLVRVIVTADDVLHSWAVPSLGVKTDAIPGRLNQTSFTATRPGVFYGQCSEICGANHSFMPIVVESAPLANFESWSSLLSS, from the coding sequence ATGGCCAACCACATACAATTCGGTTTTCAAGACGCTTCATCCCCTATCATAGAAGAACTAGTAGAATTCCACGACCACGCCCTAATAACTGCCCTAGCTATTTGCAGCCTGGTACTATATCTACTAACCATAATACTCACTGAAAAACTATCATCCAGCACAGTCGATGCACAAGAGATCGAACTTGTCTGAACTATCCTTCCTGCAATCGTCCTAATCATGCTTGCTCTACCATCCCTACAAATCCTCTACATAATGGATGAAATCAACGAGCCAGACCTGACACTAAAAGCCATTGGACACCAATGGTACTGAACCTATGAATACACCGACTTCAAGGACCTAACATTTGACTCTTACATGACACCAACTGCAGACCTACCACTAGGCCACTTCCGACTACTAGAAGTGGACCATCGTGTAGTCGTCCCAATGGAATCACTAGTCCGAGTCATCGTTACTGCCGACGACGTACTTCACTCATGAGCCGTCCCAAGCCTAGGCGTAAAAACTGACGCAATCCCAGGACGACTAAATCAAACTTCATTCACCGCCACCCGACCTGGAGTATTCTACGGCCAATGCTCAGAAATCTGCGGGGCTAACCACAGCTTCATACCAATTGTAGTTGAATCTGCCCCACTCGCTAACTTCGAAAGCTGATCCTCTCTACTATCATCCTAA